From a region of the Salinispira pacifica genome:
- a CDS encoding DUF3276 family protein — MASRGEIYSTRSDSERRTYFFNVKENRRGDLFLNIVESSKRDEGESFDRHQIMVYEEDIKGFMEELEKAVAIARKRESLTEAASPRKYKKKTSATHPSPRQKTSGNGEAKATNLQRKKVLKLKKKRDQDT, encoded by the coding sequence ATGGCATCACGAGGCGAGATATACAGCACCCGCTCAGATTCTGAGCGACGAACCTATTTTTTTAATGTAAAAGAAAACCGCAGAGGCGACCTTTTCCTGAATATTGTTGAAAGCAGTAAGAGGGATGAAGGGGAGAGTTTTGACCGGCACCAGATTATGGTCTATGAAGAAGATATTAAAGGTTTCATGGAAGAGCTGGAAAAAGCGGTCGCCATCGCCCGGAAACGGGAAAGCCTCACCGAAGCTGCTTCCCCCAGAAAATATAAGAAAAAAACTTCCGCAACACATCCTTCTCCCCGGCAGAAGACCTCCGGTAATGGAGAAGCGAAGGCCACGAATCTTCAGCGCAAGAAAGTACTGAAGCTCAAGAAAAAACGGGATCAAGACACGTAA
- a CDS encoding ribonuclease HII, translated as MTKATPHTLICGIDEVGRGPLAGPVVASAVILGSNHGIQGLTDSKKLSETRRNNLDREIRNKAECHGTGWVWQDEIDRLNIHNATLLAMNRALAGMLAGLMRSSGDAVCIQPFAIRVDGKFLPDFTTVEGYSPSLHGDCQAVIKGDGSIEEISAASIIAKVARDSWMIEYHRKEPQYGFDGHKGYPTAAHKAAIRTYGPSGIQRKSFRVS; from the coding sequence GTGACAAAGGCAACACCACATACCCTGATTTGCGGTATAGATGAAGTAGGACGGGGCCCCCTGGCGGGTCCCGTTGTTGCATCCGCAGTAATACTGGGTTCGAACCATGGCATACAGGGCTTAACCGACTCGAAAAAACTCAGCGAAACCCGGCGTAACAATCTGGACCGGGAAATACGGAACAAGGCGGAATGTCACGGAACCGGATGGGTATGGCAGGATGAAATTGACCGGTTGAATATTCACAATGCCACCCTGCTGGCCATGAACCGTGCCCTTGCTGGGATGCTGGCCGGGTTAATGCGCAGCAGCGGAGACGCCGTCTGTATTCAGCCGTTCGCAATACGGGTTGACGGCAAGTTTCTGCCGGATTTCACCACTGTTGAAGGTTACTCCCCCTCCCTTCACGGGGACTGCCAGGCGGTGATCAAGGGAGACGGCAGCATAGAAGAGATCAGCGCAGCCTCCATTATTGCAAAGGTTGCCAGGGACAGCTGGATGATAGAGTACCACCGGAAAGAACCCCAATACGGATTTGACGGGCATAAAGGATACCCCACGGCAGCCCACAAAGCGGCAATCCGAACCTACGGTCCGTCAGGAATCCAGAGAAAAAGCTTCAGAGTATCCTGA
- a CDS encoding class II SORL domain-containing protein, with translation MAIADGIQTADWKAEKHAPVIESPDTVKSGEKFSISASVGKEIPHPNTTEHFISWIQVYFRPEGEKFTIQLADSQFTAHGASAKGANEGSALTEPAVTVDVKLKTSGTIQALSYCNIHGLWEAEKKITVS, from the coding sequence ATGGCTATAGCGGACGGAATTCAGACGGCAGACTGGAAGGCTGAAAAACATGCTCCGGTGATTGAAAGCCCGGATACGGTAAAGAGCGGGGAAAAGTTCAGCATCAGCGCCAGCGTTGGCAAGGAAATTCCCCATCCAAACACCACAGAACATTTTATTTCCTGGATACAGGTGTACTTCAGACCTGAAGGGGAAAAATTCACCATTCAGTTGGCTGACAGCCAGTTCACCGCCCACGGCGCCTCCGCCAAAGGGGCCAATGAAGGGTCGGCACTCACAGAGCCGGCGGTCACAGTTGATGTGAAGCTGAAAACCTCCGGCACCATTCAGGCATTGAGCTACTGCAACATCCACGGACTGTGGGAAGCGGAAAAGAAAATTACCGTATCGTGA
- a CDS encoding chromosome segregation SMC family protein produces the protein MFLKRIEMFGFKSFADKTEIEFTNGISALLGPNGCGKSNVVDAIKWVLGEQATRSLRAEKMEDIIFNGTEDRKALNVAEVTLTLENDEDLVQVDAPELSVKRRLFRSGESEYYLNNTPVKLKELRELFLDTGIGKSAYSIMEQGKIDQILSTKPEERRYIFEEAASITKYKVKGQEAERKLRRTDENIRQVESILSEVKRSYDSLEKQAGKTEQYHTLREQRFELERDLNLLKLRDYFEKKDKKTRNLEEVGKERNGIKTTIDSINEHLEENLDQVNTMENELNDSNKRLYGLTIEKSNLSSQLSMIHERVRELEDKIQQDKAQEHAINEKKSRLEKERDEKQKQIQDYTKRLTEVGENIDDFTQSIKTSEQRVSANEKEEKRLELENLDYDVQMSNLQQDLQHLTDDIVHELDEQLKKTSENMDEQKEARELLLESVQQLEKLISRQRQNYDDLASPADQGEAIAGILTRGLDELSEIHGTIAESFQRYSDAAPSFIEDFLAPEGIITRKREIDSRLLELRNNIENNRKLITGLAEENRSLQEKIREYRGTLQELLVNKERMKGQKDAVQSESDGIDQQINELDARILENRQKIAEDEGRLKGLEGRITELKKDKDELLKQESSLQKELQNLEKGISSRNKDLSKKEKELQKHMDQLGKVQARHETLQIELTEITTEMKNLYTNFRERYSRDLSEFEDSIYEIQHDTKTIREEIASVKDRLKSLGSVNLMAIEEFAEVKERFDFLNGQLEDLETAKNDLQEVTTQIRDESARLFLETYEQIKKNFHSMFRRLFGGGRGELKLTDPENVLESGIEIFAQPPGKKLENITLLSGGERSLTAVAMLFATYMVKPSPFCLLDEIDAALDESNVGRFINMLMEFANTSQFIVITHNKKTVAGASTLLGITMEESGVSKAVSIRLGTGETDETVRGYLDR, from the coding sequence GTGTTTCTAAAACGAATAGAGATGTTCGGTTTCAAATCCTTTGCAGATAAAACCGAAATAGAGTTTACCAACGGCATATCCGCCCTGCTGGGGCCCAACGGCTGCGGCAAAAGCAATGTAGTTGACGCCATCAAATGGGTTCTGGGTGAACAGGCTACCAGAAGTCTGCGGGCCGAAAAAATGGAAGACATTATTTTCAACGGCACTGAAGACCGGAAGGCATTGAATGTGGCTGAAGTTACCCTCACGCTGGAAAATGATGAAGATCTGGTTCAGGTGGATGCGCCGGAGCTCAGTGTGAAGCGCAGGCTCTTTCGAAGCGGAGAAAGCGAATATTATCTGAATAATACCCCGGTAAAGCTGAAGGAGTTGAGAGAACTCTTTCTGGATACAGGTATCGGGAAGTCGGCATACTCAATCATGGAGCAGGGAAAGATAGACCAGATACTTTCCACCAAGCCGGAAGAGCGGCGGTACATTTTTGAGGAAGCCGCAAGCATCACCAAATATAAAGTGAAGGGTCAGGAGGCGGAGAGAAAGCTCCGCCGTACCGATGAAAACATCCGCCAGGTTGAAAGCATCCTTTCGGAGGTGAAACGCTCGTATGACAGTCTGGAGAAACAGGCCGGAAAAACAGAGCAGTACCATACACTCAGGGAGCAGCGCTTTGAACTTGAGCGTGATTTGAATCTGCTGAAATTGCGGGATTACTTCGAGAAGAAGGATAAAAAGACCCGAAATCTGGAAGAAGTGGGGAAGGAACGAAACGGAATCAAAACCACCATCGATTCCATTAATGAACACTTGGAAGAAAACCTTGACCAGGTCAATACCATGGAAAACGAGCTGAACGATTCAAACAAACGGCTCTATGGCCTGACCATCGAAAAATCCAACCTTTCCAGTCAGCTCAGCATGATCCATGAACGGGTGCGGGAACTGGAAGATAAAATTCAGCAGGATAAGGCTCAGGAACATGCCATCAACGAAAAGAAGAGCCGCCTGGAGAAAGAGCGGGATGAGAAGCAGAAGCAGATTCAGGATTATACCAAACGTTTGACTGAGGTGGGTGAAAACATTGACGATTTCACCCAGAGCATTAAAACCTCCGAACAGCGGGTAAGTGCCAATGAGAAAGAAGAAAAACGTCTGGAGCTGGAGAACCTGGATTACGATGTGCAGATGTCCAATCTTCAACAGGATCTGCAGCATCTTACCGACGATATTGTACATGAACTTGACGAGCAGCTGAAAAAAACCTCGGAGAACATGGATGAGCAGAAAGAAGCCCGTGAGCTGCTCCTTGAATCGGTGCAGCAGCTTGAAAAGCTGATTTCACGTCAGCGTCAGAATTATGATGATCTGGCGTCCCCGGCGGATCAGGGGGAGGCGATTGCCGGTATTCTCACCAGGGGGCTGGACGAACTGTCGGAAATACACGGCACGATTGCCGAAAGTTTTCAGCGCTACAGCGATGCCGCCCCCAGTTTTATTGAAGATTTTCTGGCACCTGAAGGGATTATCACCAGAAAGCGTGAAATTGATTCCCGGCTACTGGAGCTTAGGAATAATATTGAAAATAATAGAAAGCTGATCACCGGGCTGGCCGAGGAAAACCGTTCTCTTCAGGAGAAAATCCGGGAGTACCGCGGGACCCTTCAGGAATTACTGGTAAATAAAGAACGGATGAAGGGCCAGAAGGATGCGGTGCAAAGCGAAAGCGATGGAATTGATCAGCAGATCAATGAGCTTGATGCCCGGATTCTGGAAAACCGCCAGAAAATCGCCGAAGATGAGGGGCGACTTAAGGGACTGGAAGGAAGAATTACGGAGTTGAAGAAAGATAAAGATGAGCTTCTGAAGCAGGAAAGCAGCCTCCAAAAAGAACTTCAAAACCTTGAGAAGGGAATCTCCAGCCGCAATAAAGATCTGTCCAAAAAGGAAAAAGAGCTTCAGAAGCACATGGACCAGCTCGGCAAAGTCCAGGCTCGTCATGAAACCCTCCAGATCGAGCTTACCGAGATTACCACGGAGATGAAAAACCTCTATACCAACTTCCGCGAACGCTATTCCAGAGATCTCAGCGAGTTTGAAGACAGCATCTATGAAATTCAGCACGATACCAAAACCATCAGAGAGGAAATCGCTTCGGTGAAAGACCGGCTCAAGTCCCTGGGATCGGTGAATCTCATGGCTATTGAAGAATTCGCCGAAGTGAAAGAACGCTTTGATTTTCTGAATGGCCAGCTTGAGGATCTGGAAACCGCCAAGAACGATCTCCAGGAGGTCACCACACAGATCCGGGATGAATCAGCCCGGCTGTTCCTGGAAACCTATGAGCAGATCAAGAAGAATTTTCATTCAATGTTTCGCCGTCTCTTCGGCGGCGGACGGGGCGAACTGAAACTCACCGATCCTGAAAATGTACTGGAGTCCGGTATCGAGATTTTCGCCCAGCCTCCGGGAAAGAAGCTGGAAAACATCACCCTGCTTTCAGGGGGAGAGCGCAGCCTCACCGCAGTGGCCATGCTTTTTGCCACATATATGGTGAAGCCTTCTCCATTCTGTCTGCTGGATGAAATTGATGCCGCCCTTGATGAAAGCAATGTGGGCCGGTTTATCAATATGCTGATGGAGTTTGCCAATACTTCCCAGTTTATTGTAATAACCCATAACAAGAAGACGGTTGCCGGTGCCAGTACGCTGCTTGGAATTACCATGGAAGAATCCGGTGTTTCCAAAGCGGTATCAATCAGGCTGGGAACAGGGGAGACTGATGAAACTGTCCGGGGGTATCTTGACAGGTGA
- a CDS encoding tetratricopeptide repeat protein translates to MKVEVYLDDGNLARVPLEGRGWVFIRSSGDADFVSKNREQDREVFIFTVSSSGDQDLLFQRQNLTDGRIDRKFMDISFLSPPESDGSANQTSNPPVSELGEDASDSRGANPAVPGDNTAAQNPMDDASLPGTAAVANTGEADQQKEYHSMAPEELERLALEFLANNEKRKALELLELISRKYPAYDNIDRVLFRQAQLLEGPGPARNINRSLASYRELIDLFPFSAFERDARERIRYIERSFIRVF, encoded by the coding sequence GTGAAGGTGGAAGTGTATCTGGATGACGGTAATCTGGCCCGTGTACCCCTGGAGGGAAGGGGGTGGGTGTTTATCCGCAGCAGCGGAGATGCGGATTTTGTGTCCAAGAACCGGGAGCAGGACCGGGAAGTTTTTATATTTACCGTATCCTCATCCGGGGACCAGGATCTGCTGTTTCAAAGACAGAACCTCACCGACGGCCGGATAGACAGGAAGTTCATGGATATCAGTTTCCTTTCCCCTCCTGAGTCGGATGGATCAGCGAATCAAACGTCAAATCCCCCTGTATCTGAATTGGGTGAAGACGCTTCCGATTCACGAGGGGCAAACCCGGCTGTCCCCGGTGACAACACGGCGGCTCAAAATCCGATGGATGATGCCTCTCTCCCGGGTACGGCTGCCGTGGCAAATACCGGAGAAGCGGATCAGCAGAAAGAGTATCATAGCATGGCGCCGGAGGAACTTGAAAGGCTTGCCCTGGAATTTCTTGCAAATAACGAAAAACGGAAGGCACTTGAGTTGCTGGAGTTGATCTCCAGAAAATACCCGGCATATGATAATATAGACAGAGTGCTTTTTCGCCAGGCCCAGTTACTGGAGGGGCCAGGTCCGGCACGAAATATCAATCGATCTCTTGCCTCCTATCGGGAGCTCATCGATCTTTTTCCCTTCTCCGCCTTTGAACGGGATGCCCGGGAACGGATCAGATACATTGAGCGTAGTTTTATCCGGGTGTTCTGA
- the ffh gene encoding signal recognition particle protein gives MFDRLSTTFSDLFRQMGGKAKISEKNVQDAVEQIKLALLEADVNLRVVRRFVNATLKEATGEHVLRSVSPGQQFVKIVHDRIVHLLGDEAAGLNLKGPDTTSVILLLGLQGSGKTTTASKLAARLKKEGRRPLLVAADLVRPAAVDQLVTLGSQIAVDVHSEKGAKDPVKVAKNGLKRGKKELYDTVIIDTSGRMHVDADLMKEIKSVFQAVKPDETLMVADAMTGQHAVDIAKSFDETVELSGVILSKFDSDTRGGAALSLKSITGKAIKFIGVGEKSDDLEPFVPERIASRILGMGDVVSLVEKAQETIDEQEAVDLQKKMASKNFTLEDYLDQFSRMRKMGGLEKIMDMMPGMQGQMEMDENQQKMIAHQEAIILSMTPKERQNHFMIGPGRRKRIAKGSGTSVHQVNKLIKDFDKMRQMMKKAAKNKKYQQQMMKQLGV, from the coding sequence TTGTTTGACAGGTTGTCAACAACATTTTCAGATCTGTTTCGGCAGATGGGCGGAAAGGCCAAGATCAGTGAGAAAAACGTTCAGGATGCAGTTGAGCAGATCAAACTTGCTCTGCTGGAAGCGGACGTTAATCTCAGGGTTGTCCGCCGCTTTGTAAACGCAACCCTGAAAGAGGCCACCGGAGAGCATGTACTCCGATCGGTGAGTCCCGGACAGCAATTTGTGAAAATTGTCCACGACCGGATCGTTCATCTGCTGGGTGATGAGGCTGCCGGACTGAATCTCAAGGGTCCGGATACTACATCCGTGATTCTTCTTCTGGGACTGCAGGGAAGCGGTAAGACCACCACCGCATCCAAGCTTGCGGCCCGGCTGAAAAAAGAAGGGCGCAGACCCCTGCTTGTGGCGGCGGATCTGGTTCGGCCGGCGGCGGTGGATCAGCTTGTGACCTTGGGATCGCAGATTGCCGTGGACGTGCATTCTGAAAAGGGTGCCAAAGATCCGGTAAAGGTTGCCAAAAACGGTCTCAAACGGGGTAAGAAAGAGCTGTACGATACGGTGATTATCGATACCTCGGGACGGATGCATGTGGATGCCGATCTCATGAAAGAGATCAAATCCGTGTTTCAGGCAGTGAAGCCCGACGAAACCCTGATGGTTGCCGATGCCATGACGGGACAGCATGCGGTGGATATAGCCAAGAGTTTCGATGAAACAGTTGAACTCAGCGGAGTCATCCTGAGTAAATTCGACTCCGATACCCGGGGCGGTGCGGCATTATCCCTGAAATCCATAACCGGTAAAGCCATTAAATTTATCGGGGTGGGTGAAAAATCCGATGATCTGGAACCTTTTGTTCCCGAGAGAATAGCCAGCCGGATTCTCGGAATGGGGGATGTGGTTTCCCTGGTGGAGAAAGCCCAGGAGACCATTGACGAACAGGAAGCTGTCGATCTGCAGAAAAAGATGGCTTCCAAGAATTTCACCCTGGAAGATTATCTGGATCAGTTTTCCCGTATGCGGAAAATGGGCGGCCTTGAAAAAATCATGGATATGATGCCGGGCATGCAGGGGCAGATGGAGATGGATGAGAATCAGCAGAAAATGATTGCTCATCAGGAAGCGATTATTCTCTCCATGACGCCCAAAGAACGGCAGAATCATTTTATGATCGGACCGGGGCGCCGGAAACGGATTGCCAAGGGCAGCGGAACATCGGTGCACCAGGTGAATAAGTTGATAAAGGACTTTGACAAAATGCGGCAAATGATGAAAAAGGCCGCAAAAAATAAGAAGTATCAGCAGCAAATGATGAAGCAGTTGGGTGTGTAG
- the rpsP gene encoding 30S ribosomal protein S16 — MSVKIRLKRFGSKRRPYYRIVVMDSRTARDGRAIEELGFYHPIELEEKQLEINEEKIRQWLDKGARPSPTVRKLLNKKNFHLK, encoded by the coding sequence GTGAGTGTGAAAATTCGATTGAAACGATTTGGTTCCAAAAGACGTCCCTATTACCGCATAGTGGTAATGGACTCAAGAACTGCCCGTGACGGGCGGGCCATTGAAGAGCTGGGCTTCTACCATCCCATTGAGTTGGAAGAAAAGCAGCTGGAGATCAATGAAGAAAAAATCCGTCAGTGGCTGGATAAGGGAGCACGTCCTTCTCCTACTGTCCGGAAGCTTTTGAATAAGAAAAACTTTCATCTTAAGTAG
- a CDS encoding KH domain-containing protein, giving the protein MERDFVEYVAKSLVDEPDNVEVNVIEGEKSTILELRVAADDIGKVIGKNGRIAKAVRTLLNATASKTGKRVVLEILD; this is encoded by the coding sequence ATGGAACGAGATTTTGTAGAATATGTAGCCAAGTCTCTGGTGGATGAGCCGGATAACGTTGAAGTAAATGTTATTGAGGGTGAAAAATCCACCATTCTTGAACTCCGTGTTGCGGCGGATGATATCGGAAAGGTAATCGGGAAGAACGGCCGAATTGCGAAGGCAGTTCGCACTCTTCTTAACGCCACCGCATCCAAGACCGGTAAACGGGTGGTTCTGGAAATTCTGGACTGA
- the rimM gene encoding ribosome maturation factor RimM (Essential for efficient processing of 16S rRNA) yields the protein MTDDRLIIGRILAPHGVRGEMKVQSLSGEDAHFKALSRVWLKKSGREFEMKVRGVRGALPNLIIAFENVDSPEEAGKFRGAEVLAERDQAAIRKDGEFYYADLTGCMIVYNSVEMAEVKSVWDNGNCHMFECELKDGGVVQIPFQNQFIGDVDTDRKQIELLVDWILE from the coding sequence ATGACAGATGATCGCCTGATAATCGGCAGGATTCTGGCCCCCCACGGAGTGCGGGGTGAGATGAAAGTACAGAGTTTGTCCGGTGAGGATGCGCATTTCAAAGCCCTTTCCCGGGTCTGGCTGAAAAAATCAGGCCGGGAATTTGAAATGAAGGTGCGGGGTGTGAGAGGGGCGTTGCCTAATCTCATTATCGCATTTGAAAACGTGGATTCGCCGGAGGAAGCGGGAAAATTCCGCGGGGCCGAGGTGCTGGCTGAGAGAGATCAGGCTGCAATACGGAAAGACGGCGAGTTTTACTATGCCGATCTCACAGGTTGTATGATCGTCTATAATTCTGTTGAAATGGCAGAAGTGAAATCAGTCTGGGACAACGGCAACTGCCATATGTTCGAGTGTGAACTGAAGGACGGAGGGGTGGTTCAAATCCCTTTTCAGAATCAGTTCATTGGCGACGTTGACACGGATCGGAAGCAAATAGAACTGCTTGTGGATTGGATTCTTGAATGA
- the trmD gene encoding tRNA (guanosine(37)-N1)-methyltransferase TrmD, protein MKLKILTLFPEIIQGFFQSSIMAKAVERGIIDYQVINFREYAADKHRTADSYPYGGGAGMVLKCEPIAAALDAISSSDQSAARRIVYPSPSGTQFTQAKALELSQMDELVFICGRYEGLDQRIIEEYVDDEISVGDYVLSSGEIGSLVIIDAVYRLLDGVINSESLLEESHEDGVLEYPHYTRPEEFRGRTVPPVLLSGHHEKIRKWRRKQGLKKTLRNRPDLLENRKLSKEDEKLLSEIEQEDDHGSD, encoded by the coding sequence ATGAAACTGAAAATTCTGACATTATTCCCTGAAATTATCCAGGGATTCTTTCAGAGTTCAATCATGGCCAAGGCGGTTGAACGTGGAATAATTGATTACCAGGTGATCAATTTCCGGGAGTATGCAGCGGATAAACACCGAACTGCGGATTCCTACCCCTACGGGGGCGGAGCCGGGATGGTGTTGAAATGCGAACCCATTGCTGCAGCTCTGGACGCGATTTCCAGTTCTGACCAGTCCGCCGCCAGGAGAATTGTGTACCCCAGCCCGTCTGGAACACAGTTCACTCAGGCAAAAGCCCTGGAACTTTCACAGATGGATGAACTTGTGTTTATCTGTGGACGATACGAAGGATTAGATCAGCGTATTATAGAAGAATATGTTGATGATGAAATTTCAGTGGGTGATTACGTACTCTCGTCCGGAGAGATTGGGAGTCTGGTGATCATTGATGCCGTATACCGGCTTCTTGACGGAGTAATCAACAGCGAATCGCTGCTGGAGGAAAGTCATGAAGACGGTGTGCTGGAGTATCCCCACTACACCCGTCCTGAGGAATTCAGGGGCAGAACTGTCCCCCCGGTTCTTCTTTCAGGACATCATGAAAAGATCCGCAAATGGCGGCGGAAGCAGGGGCTGAAAAAGACTCTGCGAAATCGCCCGGATCTTCTGGAGAACCGGAAATTATCAAAGGAAGACGAAAAGCTTCTTTCTGAAATAGAGCAGGAGGATGATCATGGATCTGATTAA
- the rplS gene encoding 50S ribosomal protein L19: MDLIKAIESEQIRDVAEFHIGDTVKVHYRIVEGKTERTQVYEGTVIARNNSGASETFTVRKMSYGVGVERVFPVNSPRIEKIEMARRGRVRRSKLYYLRSRRGKAAKVRELIRKKSAAKEA; the protein is encoded by the coding sequence ATGGATCTGATTAAAGCAATTGAGAGCGAACAAATTCGTGATGTTGCGGAATTCCATATCGGTGATACGGTAAAAGTACATTACCGAATTGTTGAAGGAAAGACTGAACGTACACAGGTATACGAAGGCACGGTTATCGCCCGGAACAACTCCGGTGCATCTGAGACCTTCACTGTGCGGAAGATGTCCTACGGTGTGGGAGTAGAGCGGGTATTTCCCGTGAATTCCCCGAGAATCGAAAAGATTGAGATGGCCCGTCGGGGACGTGTTCGCCGTTCCAAGCTGTATTATCTCCGCAGCCGCAGAGGTAAGGCCGCCAAGGTACGGGAACTTATCCGCAAAAAGTCCGCAGCCAAGGAAGCCTAA
- a CDS encoding EscU/YscU/HrcU family type III secretion system export apparatus switch protein, whose amino-acid sequence MYHDLRPLPGKSPESAEKRQAVALYYRRDLPAPLILARGTGFLAEQILASAEMAEVPIIKDRTASGMLIQLDVGQIIPESCYEIAAELFRFVQNIETKGH is encoded by the coding sequence ATGTATCATGATTTGCGGCCCCTACCCGGAAAATCTCCGGAATCTGCGGAGAAACGCCAGGCAGTGGCTCTCTACTACCGCAGGGATTTACCCGCTCCTCTGATTCTTGCCCGGGGAACCGGCTTTCTTGCAGAACAAATCCTGGCCTCAGCTGAAATGGCTGAGGTGCCGATAATTAAAGACAGAACCGCTTCCGGAATGCTCATACAGCTGGATGTCGGGCAGATCATACCGGAGAGTTGTTATGAAATTGCAGCTGAATTATTTCGGTTTGTGCAAAATATAGAAACAAAGGGTCATTGA
- a CDS encoding HD-GYP domain-containing protein has protein sequence MKFTEPLYMDADNIIVPGKVPLKEKDIQRLKRWKINVVQTEGEIISEEEDEPKGFQGMIQMAFTSPSQKEVTKYYSRYTQKYAEFMNDIEARTPPDSIDIKDLIDKIMELLHEHKEDVIQYILYGKQGESNSAENAVNATILSILIGQEMNLVSHKIHQLAASALLRDCGMLRIPDEIRNKKGKLSSDELQQIRTHPVHSYRIITKEIGFSEDVGIPAMQHQERWDGHGYPKNLKGNAISLHARIISVADAFEAMVSERPHRNAMIGYTAMRTILSDNGRRFDPDILKIFIRTLGIYPIGSIVLLNNSCIGRVVKHKPDAPLRPRIKVMIDEEGTTHFQDDGEIIDLAESTKIFIAKAVDPKTVQEKS, from the coding sequence ATGAAGTTTACTGAACCGCTCTATATGGATGCTGATAATATCATTGTTCCGGGTAAAGTTCCGCTTAAGGAAAAAGACATTCAGCGGCTGAAGCGCTGGAAAATCAATGTTGTTCAGACAGAGGGCGAGATCATCAGTGAGGAAGAGGATGAACCCAAAGGTTTCCAGGGAATGATCCAGATGGCCTTTACGTCTCCCTCACAAAAAGAGGTGACAAAGTATTATTCCCGTTATACTCAAAAATACGCCGAGTTCATGAACGATATCGAGGCCCGCACACCTCCCGACAGCATTGATATTAAGGATCTTATTGATAAGATCATGGAACTTCTTCATGAACATAAAGAAGATGTAATTCAGTACATTCTCTACGGCAAACAGGGAGAGTCAAATTCTGCGGAAAATGCGGTAAATGCCACGATTTTATCAATCCTGATAGGACAGGAGATGAACCTGGTATCCCATAAAATCCACCAGCTTGCGGCCAGTGCCCTGCTGAGAGATTGCGGAATGCTGCGAATACCCGATGAGATCAGGAATAAAAAGGGAAAGCTCAGCAGCGATGAGCTTCAGCAGATCCGCACTCATCCTGTTCATTCCTACCGCATCATAACCAAGGAAATCGGGTTCTCCGAAGATGTGGGTATTCCCGCCATGCAGCATCAGGAACGCTGGGACGGTCACGGCTATCCGAAGAATCTCAAAGGAAATGCCATCTCCCTCCATGCCAGGATCATTTCCGTGGCAGATGCCTTCGAAGCCATGGTGAGCGAAAGACCCCACAGAAACGCAATGATCGGGTACACCGCCATGCGCACCATTCTCAGTGATAACGGTCGGCGATTCGATCCGGATATTCTGAAAATATTCATCCGCACCCTGGGCATATACCCGATAGGCTCAATTGTCCTGTTGAACAATTCCTGCATAGGAAGAGTGGTTAAGCATAAGCCGGATGCCCCCCTTCGCCCCCGAATCAAGGTGATGATCGATGAAGAGGGAACCACCCACTTTCAGGATGACGGTGAAATTATCGATCTTGCCGAATCCACCAAAATATTCATTGCCAAGGCGGTTGATCCCAAGACGGTGCAGGAAAAAAGCTGA
- a CDS encoding YraN family protein, with the protein MCAEFLIGRGWKILERNINSPWGEVDIICERQGCLWAVEVKTRWCFDDHWMPGIVSCGQLRRIQRSLEWYARECRSSDFSQLQVCLALIIISKGKIQFFSTAP; encoded by the coding sequence ATGTGCGCAGAATTTCTTATTGGCCGTGGCTGGAAAATTCTTGAAAGAAACATCAACTCTCCATGGGGGGAGGTCGATATTATATGTGAGAGGCAAGGATGCCTCTGGGCGGTTGAAGTCAAAACCCGATGGTGTTTTGATGACCACTGGATGCCTGGAATCGTAAGCTGCGGTCAGCTGCGGCGTATACAACGAAGTCTTGAATGGTATGCAAGGGAGTGCAGATCCTCAGACTTTTCTCAACTTCAGGTGTGTCTGGCGCTTATCATTATATCCAAGGGAAAAATCCAATTCTTTTCAACTGCTCCTTAA